GGTTTCGCACTCCGATCAGCACATCGCCGACCCCGGTGGTTGGCGCGAGGTTGCGGCCCATAACCTTGCGGAAACTACGCAAGTTTTTATCCACAAATCCAGGCACTCGCTGAATGGCATCGTCAAAAAACGCATTGATTTGCGACTCGAATCTGGACTCCCACGGCAAAGCCTTGGGACCTTCACTCATGTCGAATTCACTCATAAAACCTCACTCAAACTGCTTTAGGTAGGCACCTAGACGTGCGCCCGCTACCTCTAGTTTCGATTCTTCCACAGTGTAAGCTAAACGCAGATACCCCTCTGCGCCACTACCGAAACCACTTCCTGGGATTGCCACAACATCGATCTCTTGAAGAATATTCAGTGCCAAAGGGTAAGAGCCACCAAACCGGTCCGACGCCGCGCGAACATCCAAGAGTACGTAGAACGCGCCAGCAGCCACGGCTTCGGGCATTTGCGGCCACTCGGCCCTAAGCGCTTGAATCAACGTGTCCCTCCGAGCCGAGAAAATCTTAACCGCAGCCCGAGTATGCTCACCATGGACCGCGAGCGCCGTCGGAATCACATCTTGGATAGGAACAACGGCCGATGTCACCAGATGTTGATGAAGGCCCTTTAAACCTTGCACAAAAGAAGGCTCAGCAATCAGCCAACCGAGCCGCCAACCCATCATCGAATGGCTTTTAGAAAGTCCGGAAAGCCTGATGACCGAACTTTTCGAAGCCTCAAAGGCAGAAAAGTGTACGCCTTCGTAAACGAAGTCCTCGTAAATCTCGTCGGATATAATCGTGATCTCACGTTCTTCGCACCACTCAACGAGCTTGCGAATCTCGGCCTCGGAGAACACTGCTCCGGTTGGATTGCCAGGCGAGTTTATGATGATCGCCTTGACTCCGTCTTCCCAACTCGCCTCGATGCGCTGCAAATCAAGTGACCAATCGCTGCCGAGTTCATAATAGACTGGGGTCGCGTGAGCCGCCCTTACGAGGTTCGGATAAGCAGGAAACCCCGGGTTTGGTACGAGAACTTTCTGGCCCGGTTCCACAAGACCAAGTACGCTCAACGCCAGTCCCTCTTGTACACCCGCGGTTATCAAAACCGAATCCAAGTCCACGCCATAATGGTCGGCCACCGCCTTACGAGCTTGAAGGGTACCGAGGTTTGGCCCGTAGTTGGCAAGCGGAGCAATCGCATCGCGGATAGCCTCAAGAACGCTGGGATGCATGGGAGTATCAGGCTGACCTAGTCCAAGGTGCAAACTCTGGGGACCCGCACGTTCCGTCAAGTCTCGGATCGCAGAAGGAATAATGGCTTCGGCACGAGACGAGGGCTTCATCGAAGAAGTTCCTCGAGGGCTGTGCGCGAATCTGTCTTTTCGTCGCGGTACTTGATGATCAGCAACGCGGCCATTTGTAGCCCGTGCTTTTGGGCAAAGTCCCCTTTTGCGGGTCTAGATCCCGGCACAACTACGGCGTTCGCCGGGATTTCTAAGGGCCTTTCGTCGGTGGAACGAAGGACTCTTTCGTTGACCAAGTCGTAGACTGGAACTGACGCGGTTACCACACACCCCGAAGCCAACACGGCGCCTTTGCGCACGCGCACACCCTCGTAGACGCCACAATTTCCGCCGAGCATCACGCCATCTTCAATGATTACAGGTGTCTGGCCGATAGGCTCCAGAACACCACCAATCTGAACGCCGGCAGATATATGCACGTTGTTGCCCACCTGGGCACAGCTGCCCACCAGAGCGTGACTGTCGATGATGGTTCCGTCGCCTACCCACGCCCCCACGTTGACGAACGCTGGCGGCATCATGACCACATTTCTTCCGATGTAGGAGCCTCGTCGGATCGAGTTTCCACCCGGGACAATTCTGATATTGCGCTCCACAACCGGCAGGTCTTGGATTGGAAACGTGTGTTTATCGCTAAATTGAAGGGGCTCTCGCGCCATCTCAATGGTTTTCCCAAGTCTAAACCCAAGCAAGATCCCCTTCTTCACTGCGGCGTTGACGTGCCATTCGCCGTGCTCGTCTTGCTCCGCTGCCCGCAGGTCTCCGGCCTCAAGGGCCGAGAGAAAGTGCTCGAGAACCTCATGTGAAGACTCATCAAGAGCCGAAGGATCGCGGGAAAAGTGGGTTTCGACTGCTTCCAAAATGGCTTGTTTACTCATATCTATCTCCAAAAGTTTCGCGAGAGTTCTATACGCGCTGCCCGAGATTCTGCCAAGAACCCCCAAATTCTCTTGGATCGTCCTAAGTGTTGCTCAGATCGCGCCCGCCGTGGTAGGAACGCGCGTTTCCGCAACACAAAATTGTTGAGCAACGCATGACAAACGCTACGCTTCCTCCCGTGTATGAAGGCCGACTCGGAATGACCACAAGGTCCTCCGTCCATATCACCAGTGACGCCGGACATACGTTTCAGGCGACGATCTTCACGTCGATCAACGCCGATGAGAGTCCAGAACTCCTTCAAGATCTTAAGGACGGGACCATCAATCGCGTGCGTGATGAGGAAACGACCAAAGAGTATCAACTGGCTGTACCGGTGGTCGTACACTCCCCTTCTAAGAGGACGTTCACACTGGTGTTGCCGGACTGCCTTCGCCACGCCGAGTTCGAGCAACGTCAGCGCATTCTCACTCAGATTGAAGCGGATGATGCCTCAGCCCCGATGTATGTGCGTGGGTTTGCGGTGCTTTTTGACCCTTCGAAACTCGACCAGGTTCAGACGATCGCTGAGCCACCCGAAGCACCAGCACCAGCTGCTGAGTCCGACTCCAGTGACCTCGCCCAAGAGCGTGAGCACCTCGCAACCGAACGTGCACAGCTCGATGCGCTTCGCGAGCGATTTGACCGTGAACGCGAGCAAATGGACGCCATCGAGACGAGAATTGCACGTGAGCGAGAGGAGCTGCAGCGCGAAAAGGAAGCCCTCGCTAAAGAGAAGAGTGAGCTCAATGTTCAGGCTCTTTTGCAGGAAGAACAGCGGCTGAAAGAAGAAAGTGGTGGCCCAACTTCAAATGCCGAAGAAGCCACACAGATCGTGACCGACGACCAGTTTATTGAGGTCATGGAAGGTCCAGACGACGATGTTTTCAAGGCTGAGGAGGAACTCGCGTCTGAAGTTTCTGAAATCGCCGAAGACCCCATCGAAGACTTCGAACCCGATGCCACGCTCATCTC
This Microvenator marinus DNA region includes the following protein-coding sequences:
- a CDS encoding pyridoxal phosphate-dependent aminotransferase, with translation MKPSSRAEAIIPSAIRDLTERAGPQSLHLGLGQPDTPMHPSVLEAIRDAIAPLANYGPNLGTLQARKAVADHYGVDLDSVLITAGVQEGLALSVLGLVEPGQKVLVPNPGFPAYPNLVRAAHATPVYYELGSDWSLDLQRIEASWEDGVKAIIINSPGNPTGAVFSEAEIRKLVEWCEEREITIISDEIYEDFVYEGVHFSAFEASKSSVIRLSGLSKSHSMMGWRLGWLIAEPSFVQGLKGLHQHLVTSAVVPIQDVIPTALAVHGEHTRAAVKIFSARRDTLIQALRAEWPQMPEAVAAGAFYVLLDVRAASDRFGGSYPLALNILQEIDVVAIPGSGFGSGAEGYLRLAYTVEESKLEVAGARLGAYLKQFE
- a CDS encoding 2,3,4,5-tetrahydropyridine-2,6-dicarboxylate N-succinyltransferase, with protein sequence MSKQAILEAVETHFSRDPSALDESSHEVLEHFLSALEAGDLRAAEQDEHGEWHVNAAVKKGILLGFRLGKTIEMAREPLQFSDKHTFPIQDLPVVERNIRIVPGGNSIRRGSYIGRNVVMMPPAFVNVGAWVGDGTIIDSHALVGSCAQVGNNVHISAGVQIGGVLEPIGQTPVIIEDGVMLGGNCGVYEGVRVRKGAVLASGCVVTASVPVYDLVNERVLRSTDERPLEIPANAVVVPGSRPAKGDFAQKHGLQMAALLIIKYRDEKTDSRTALEELLR